From a region of the Deltaproteobacteria bacterium genome:
- a CDS encoding four helix bundle protein has translation MSSDLNFAPLLLCSFVPLFLCSFVFFEVTMAHYQNLPVFKSALRLQVYLENAVKGFSRYHKYTIGARLRETGWDMLNLIIKVNNTMREDRYKAVVELRDKAEELSLALVLAKELEVFSSYQSYEYAARLGHEIVKQCEGWRKSSKRPEASLQLSR, from the coding sequence GTGAGTTCAGACCTTAACTTTGCTCCTTTGCTCCTTTGCTCCTTTGTTCCTTTGTTCCTTTGTTCCTTTGTTTTTTTTGAGGTGACCATGGCTCATTACCAAAATCTGCCCGTATTTAAATCAGCTTTAAGATTGCAGGTTTATTTAGAAAATGCGGTGAAAGGTTTTTCTCGTTATCACAAATACACCATAGGTGCCCGGCTGCGAGAAACAGGCTGGGACATGCTTAATTTAATCATCAAGGTAAACAACACCATGCGGGAAGACAGGTACAAGGCAGTGGTGGAGCTGCGCGATAAGGCGGAGGAGTTAAGCTTGGCTTTGGTGCTTGCAAAAGAGCTGGAGGTTTTTTCCAGCTATCAATCTTACGAATACGCGGCCCGGTTAGGGCATGAAATTGTAAAGCAATGCGAGGGGTGGCGTAAAAGTAGCAAGCGGCCAGAAGCATCATTGCAGTTATCAAGGTAA